The following DNA comes from Pseudomonadota bacterium.
GTCCTGCCTTTTTCATTCCACTGATGCAGCTACACTTGCTGCGAGTTATCAAAGAGTGGGCCTCATACTACAACACAGCACGTCCGCACCTGTCTCTCGGTCCCTGGATCCCAGGACCGCCGGACACCTTACCCGCAATCAAGAAGGCATACCGCTATCAACTCCCCGCAGACCAGGGCGTTCTTGTCCGTCCTGTGCTAGGCGGTTTGCACCATGACTATCGGTTGGTGCCGTCGCCGCACAAGTCGAAAGATATTTGCGCACTACAGATGTCAGACTCTGCGTGGGACAACACAAGGTCTGCGAGCGTAGCGTGCCTACCAGCGGCACCGGCACTTTCACCGTCAGATGGACGGCATTCACCTTGATCTCGGCCTGGTTGCTCGCCGGCTGTGTCTTCACCTGTTCATTGATGACCAACGTCACAACTTGATCCAGCGCGGGCAGGGGCAAGGGTAACGGTAAGGCAGGGAGGACACCGGGGGTAACACGACCTTCTGGTTGGGGTTTCCCGTAACTTCGATAGGTGTGCCATTGATCTCCATGAACGCTGAGGTTAAGGACACCGGCGAGAAACTGGGCCTTGCTCCCTGACCCTGAGGTCTTGGCCGTCAGGAGCTCGGTCGAAAGCACCCCTGGATATTACCCCCTGGTTCGACTTATCACTGCACCCCGGTACTTGACAGCTCTCTGGTGTCTGCGACCGTGAAATTGATGCTAGCACGTTGGTGTTTACGGTTGCCCGGCCACTGAATAGGTTAGTCCATTTAGTCCATGCCCCTACGCCTGCGGAACTCAGACATACACCCCTCGGAGCCCACACGTAGAGGACTATGTTGATGGTGATTCACAAACTCTCAGTCTTCCTCGGCCAGGGTGCGCGGCGCTCTTCCAAATCCAATGTCGCATGCCCAGTAAATAAGTCACAAGCCTTTCGTGAATGGTTCACAGATTTCTCCGTTCAGGATCGGAAGAATAACGTCCAGCCGGAAAGGATTTCGGCGCGGCTCAATCGGTGTCCACTTGATCCTGGGAGCTTGAGAAACCGTACCATCCTTTAGATGGGCGTTTCTCGACAGGTGTTGGCCTTGCCAAGGGTTAAGACGGTGAGCTCGATACGGGTATCTATACGGCTAGGAGGAAGAGCCATCATGAACTTCGAATTGACATACTTACCGGCCTTGATGTTTGGGCTTTTGAATATATTCGCTGTCGCAGCAAATCGATGCGCCGCTGCTCGAACTGCTCAGTGCTTTTCAAAGGCGGCCTTGGTTGAACAGAATCGGCGATTCCTTCGCACCGGCGGTGTGAGCGCGAGCAATCGCAGTCACGGATTCCATCCTGCATTTATCGATCGCGAGACCGGCTCGGTCTACATTGCCCGCTTCACTGATGGACGCCCCGCCCCGATGCATATCCTCGATGGGTTGCCCGCAAAATTTGTGGTCGAGCGGCTTCCGTCAGGGCAAGTGGCAACTGTCAAAGGCTCAATCGAGGCCGGATTCGTTAAAGATGGAAATTTTATCACTCGTGAGGAAGCCGCCGCCGCAGTCGACGGTTGAACAGGAGGTATTCCTATGGACCGCGAACTTCTAGGCTTGTTGTTTTTGGCGTTTGTGCCTGGTATGGTGATTGTCGTTGTGGGGACGGTTACCGCAATACGGAAATACGGCGCCGTTTTTCTGTGGTGCCTGAGGTTGGAACCAGTGCGCGACAGGCTGGCCGCGCTACTGCGCGACATGCAAACACCCCAACCCGTGCCCGTCGACGTGCAGCGCGACACTATCATAGACACCAAGACGGCCGCCCATGTCGCTGCTACTTGCGGAAAAACTAATTCGGTCCCGCCGCACGATCCATTCCTTCGGGCGTGAGTCGCCGCCGCGAGAGCTTATTCTACGCGCCATTGATCTCGCGCGCTGGGCGCCGAATCACCGGCTTACCGCGCCATGGCGTTTTTACCTCTTGGGACCCGCGACCGCCGATGCAATCTGCCGCTTAAACGCGGAGCTGACCTCCCAAGCTAAGGGTATTCAAGCGGGGCAGGCCAAACTCAGGCGCTAGTCGAGGCCTTGGGTTGGCACTGGGTGGGGCGCATCCGCAATCGCCACGAAGTATCCCGTGTGTCGCGAATTCCTAATTCTAGGAATCCGCGCTAATCGCAGTCTTGCCAATGCATGCCGAGCTGGTAAGGTAGCGGCATGCGAGAACTTGTTCGTCCTCCTTGCGCATCTCTGCAAGACTGTGCTCCGCAAATAATATCTGACTGCACATTTACCTGCTCTTGCAGGAGCAGCTAACCATGCACGGAGATGTCGGTGTAGCCTAGAGGCATGGAATTTCTTGGACGCCCGGGCCGTGATGTGCTAATCACCGATGCGACCGTGATTCGATTGCATGAAGTGCTTCAAGGCGCTTTCCCAGCCTCTCGGACCTAAGGCGGCGGCTGCCGGATATCCGAACAAATTTCTCCAACTTTTGCGCGCCGATGGGGTCAAGTCACATGGTGGAAAAGTGCGGAATAAAACTCGCCAGATCTCGCCAAAACTCGGCTTTTCTCGGCAAAACTCGCCGTTATATTCCGCAGTGGATTTCTGGATGTTAGATATTTATCAGGCAGTTAACAAAGCTCTGTATAGGGGACTCATAACCCTTGGTCGTAGGTTCGAGTCTACCGGGCCCATCAATATATTCAAATAGTTATACGACTCTAACCTATGTTTTTTAGTGGAATATTGCACGATGGTGGCAGGTGTGGTGGCAGTTTGTAGCTGGATTGCGACGGCCGTTGCTGGACTATATCAGACCATCAACACCCCTTCCTTTGTCATGCCTCACGGCCCCTAGATGATGGTACGACAATGCTATATAAGAGTCCGGAGGTAACAGTATGTGAAGGAGATATATGGAAATATAAATGCATTTGGTATAAGGAATAGTCGCCACCTAATCGGGTAGCCGGGGGTATTTAGCCCCCAGCCCCCACACCACCACGGCATGCGGGTCCGCACCGGGCGGTTCACGAGAGTGGAGGACACGATGACTCAGGTATAGCCGTGGGCACGCATCCAGAGTGCCCGCACGGATATCAAGCCCTGGCGTGTCAACCAGTCATTCGTCATCCCGGTTTGTGTCGCCAAGGTCTCTTCGACAAGTGCCAATAGCTCTTGCTACTGAGCGCGGTCAAAATCGCTTGGCGCTTACTTGTTCCCAACGCCAGAAGATGGCGGACCTTGGTGCGCACCCAGCGCCACTTGTCGTCCGCAAAAATAACGTGGCTCGTTCCATTCTAGGCAAACCGGCCCCCGTTCTGCAGTTTGTTTGGACACCCGCTGATCACTCAATGCAACGTTTGAGGTCGCCCACAGCAATACTTGTATTTCATTCCACTGCCGCACGGACAGGGCTCGTTGCGTCCTACTGTCGACTTCGCTGGGATTGCTTTGGAACGCCGCGGGTTTGTAGCGGTGGCTTCGCGATACGATAGCCAGTACGCGTGAATGGCATGGATCGTCGGGGCAATCTTGTTTGACCATTCTGCATGCATCACGGCTTCATCGGGAGCGCTCGCCAGCTCGGCCCAACCTTCCTCGGCCGCAAAAAGTCGGAAGGGGCGCAAGAAGTCTGGCTGCTCCTCCAACAGGGGCTGACACGCCTCTTGGGTTAATCGAATGCCCTGCAGGAACCCGCTGCACCATTCATCGATGATGGTGTAGGTCTTCCCGTCGACCTCACGGGTGTAGAAGGTTGGTTCGAATTCCTCTGGAGCAACTTCAAAGGTCACGATGGCCGAGGTGTACAGCCGCATGATGAGATCGATGAGGCGCCTGACGACCTTCGACGAAGGAAACTCCGGCATGGGCTCGTCGGCCTCGCTGCCAAAGATGCGCGGGAGCCATTGGTCGGGCATCACGGTTACCGGTCCGATGGCAATTGCGGTGAGAAAGCCCTCTGCCGCACAGATATCCATGGTCGACTCGGGCAGACCCTCCGAGAGCAACAAGTCATCGAGTTCGGCGAATTCCTCCTCGCCTAATGGCTTCACGCGCGTCACTGCAGATCGGGCCTCAGGCCGCTATCAGCCGGTAGTCGCGATGTAAGTCTCCCAGAATAGGGCGTGCATAAACCCGCTGCTTCTCGGGGGGCCGATGTCTATGTGCTATCAGTGCGACGGGTAGCGTGCCGGGTGGGCTCGGGATCCCCGGACCGAGTGACATATGTGGTCGCGCCGTATTGTAATAAGAGGTCCAATCCTTCACGGTACGAAGCAGGTGTAATTGGGTTAGCGGGATCAGGAGATCCAGACACTCTCGCCGTAGGCTCCGGATCACCCGCTCGCAGACGCAATTCGCGAGTGGGCTGCGATAGGGACTCTTCAAGACCCGAAGACCGAGCTTCTGGACCGACCGGTCGAGTTCCGCGGAATAGATGCGATCGCGATCACGAAGCAAATACTGGTAGCAATGGTCCGAGGGGATCGCTTCGCGCAGCTGTTGCAGCGTCCAAGCCGCCGTCGGGTGATCGGTCACGTTTGATGTGTAGCAGCTTTCGGGTTCCAAGTTCCATCATGACAAACACGTACAGGCACTTGAATGTCGCGGTGACGACGATCAGGAAATCGCAGGCCACGATGGCATTGGCGTGATTATGTACGAACGTTAATCAGCGTTGATCACCTCGGGGTCGGCCCGCTGGACGCGTGGTCATACTTCGGCGAGGATGCAGGACGGGCGTTGTCGGTAATCACGGTCGCGATCTTAATGATACAATGACGGCCCAGGTCGAGTTCGGTCATCTCGAGTTCGATGCCGATGAGATTATCCGAGGATTGAGGCATCGCTTCAGCCGCATGCTCCGGTCGTGAATCTTTTCTCGCTCGTCTTCGGCCTTGCGGTTATCGCACAAGCCGCGGTCCATCTATGGCTGGATCACCGCCAAATACGGCATGTGGCGCGCCATCGTCAGAGAGTTCCCGAAGCCTTCGCAACGCGGATAGCGCTCGCGGATCA
Coding sequences within:
- a CDS encoding integrase core domain-containing protein encodes the protein MTDHPTAAWTLQQLREAIPSDHCYQYLLRDRDRIYSAELDRSVQKLGLRVLKSPYRSPLANCVCERVIRSLRRECLDLLIPLTQLHLLRTVKDWTSYYNTARPHMSLGPGIPSPPGTLPVALIAHRHRPPEKQRVYARPILGDLHRDYRLIAA
- a CDS encoding nitroreductase family protein, whose amino-acid sequence is MSLLLAEKLIRSRRTIHSFGRESPPRELILRAIDLARWAPNHRLTAPWRFYLLGPATADAICRLNAELTSQAKGIQAGQAKLRR
- a CDS encoding UPF0149 family protein encodes the protein MTRVKPLGEEEFAELDDLLLSEGLPESTMDICAAEGFLTAIAIGPVTVMPDQWLPRIFGSEADEPMPEFPSSKVVRRLIDLIMRLYTSAIVTFEVAPEEFEPTFYTREVDGKTYTIIDEWCSGFLQGIRLTQEACQPLLEEQPDFLRPFRLFAAEEGWAELASAPDEAVMHAEWSNKIAPTIHAIHAYWLSYREATATNPRRSKAIPAKSTVGRNEPCPCGSGMKYKYCCGRPQTLH